A window from Carassius gibelio isolate Cgi1373 ecotype wild population from Czech Republic chromosome B3, carGib1.2-hapl.c, whole genome shotgun sequence encodes these proteins:
- the LOC127953366 gene encoding uncharacterized protein LOC127953366, with protein sequence MQDSNIKKQFKVVEAEEIEISQTASFRRRGASQALTIRKICFYYIPLVRSLEQLLSHPMIVAMFDNGPNQMDLDGFVNDIIDGDILKSHPLFSVRPNALQLILYTDEIELCNPLGSYASKNKLLMVYYTLGNINPKHRSKLAAIRLLAIAKSSDISQCGVDVILQRIQEDLNLLYNGVNIKTAHGERTLYGAVVSFCGDTLAQHELTGFKEGVGFAFRKCRHCECSFEDMQVHFDAENFVKRSLDRHVRQCNEIERAATDFLRSSLKTTYGINRKSKLIDFPAFDLIRQTPQDIMHVILEGVAPLEVKTVLKHLVLSGQLELDTFNSAILGYPYSTDVRDKPCPITVTTLSSNENRLKQSAGQMLVLLKILPFVLDSCERNEYFQVIIELIEIVQILFAPVIALTTAEKLKLLIKQHLSNVKRLFPENNITPKQHYLIHIPEQIKDLGPMVRHMCMRFESKHCFFKQWSSKLNFKNVCKSLVKHNQMFESCQNVSRENHPIFSKDILLGPVSEVENMKYVQDKMRAFLGVENVHHVVSAKWLELSGNRYVHQKSVIVINVNEGVPVFGLIKDMYIVNYSLYCFECQVYNTVGFSREFASYEIEVPNLAQATEIVDSDKIVDYTSYYALSFKNRTYIPLKYYLGDVCEIYK encoded by the coding sequence ATGCaagattcaaatataaaaaagcagTTCAAGGTAGTTGAAGCCGAAGAAATTGAAATTTCCCAGACTGCATCCTTTAGGAGAAGAGGAGCCTCACAAGCTCTAACAATAAGAAAAATATGCTTTTACTATATTCCTTTGGTGCGAAGTTTGGAACAACTACTTTCACATCCAATGATTGTAGCAATGTTTGACAATGGACCAAACCAAATGGATTTGGATGGATTTGTCAATGACATTATTGATGGGGATATTTTGAAGTCCCATCCACTGTTctctgtgagacccaatgctctgCAGCTTATCCTGTATACTGATGAGATAGAACTGTGCAATCCTCTGGGGTCGTATGCCTCAAAAAACAAACTGTTAATGGTGTACTACACTTTGGGCAATATAAATCCTAAACACAGGTCTAAGTTAGCTGCCATCCGTCTACTTGCCATTGCAAAATCAAGTGATATCTCTCAGTGTGGTGTAGATGTGATTTTGCAGAGAATACAAGAGGATTTGAATTTGTTGTATAATGGAGTGAACATCAAAACTGCCCACGGGGAGCGAACACTGTATGGTGCAGTAGTTTCTTTCTGTGGCGATACCCTAGCTCAGCATGAGCTAACGGGCTTTAAAGAGGGAGTTGGATTTGCATTCCGAAAATGCCGACACTGTGAGTGTAGTTTTGAGGATATGCAAGTTCACTTTGATGCAGAAAACTTTGTCAAAAGGTCTTTAGATAGACATGTCAGACAGTGTAATGAAATTGAGAGGGCAGCCACAGACTTTCTGAGAAGCAGTTTGAAAACCACTTATGGAATTAATAGGAAAAGCAAACTAATTGATTTCCCAGCCTTTGATCTCATCAGGCAAACACCTCAGGATATTATGCATGTGATATTAGAAGGTGTGGCACCACTGGAAGTTAAAACTGTACTTAAACATCTTGTGCTATCAGGGCAGCTGGAACTGGACACATTTAACAGTGCTATTCTAGGATACCCATACTCCACTGATGTCCGAGATAAACCTTGCCCTATTACTGTCACAACATTATCATCGAATGAAAACAGACTAAAGCAATCAGCTGGGCAAATGCTTGTCTTATTGAAGATTCTGCCATTCGTGTTGGACAGCTGTGAAAGAAACGAGTACTTTCAAGTGATTATTGAGTTAATAGAGATTGTTCAGATCTTATTTGCACCAGTTATTGCGTTGACCACTGCAGAAAAGCTTAAGTTGCTTATTAAGCAACATTTGAGCAATGTTAAACGGTTATTTCCTGAGAACAATATAACACCAAAGCAACATTATTTGATACATATTCCTGAACAGATTAAAGATTTAGGTCCAATGGTCAGACACATGTGTATGCGATTTGAatcaaaacactgttttttcaaaCAGTGGTCTTCCAAGTTAAATTTTAAGAATGTTTGCAAGTCCTTGGTTAAACACAATCAGATGTTTGAGAGTTGTCAAAATGTCAGTCGTGAGAATCACCCAATTTTTTCAAAAGACATTCTATTGGGTCCTGTATCTGAAGTGGAAAATATGAAGTATGTGCAGGATAAAATGAGAGCTTTTTTGGGTGTAGAAAACGTGCATCATGTGGTGTCTGCAAAATGGCTTGAGCTAAGTGGCAACCGGTATGTGCACCAGAAATCAGTGATTGTAATCAATGTTAATGAAGGCGTTCCTGTATTTGGGCTCATAAAGGACATGTACATTGTAAATTATTCCTTGTATTGCTTTGAATGTCAAGTTTATAATACAGTGGGTTTCAGTCGTGAGTTTGCTTCTTACGAAATTGAGGTCCCAAACCTTGCTCAAGCCACTGAGATAGTGGATTCAGATAAAATTGTAGATTATACATCATATTACGCACTCAGTTTTAAGAACCGTACTTACATTCCTCTGAAGTATTATCTCGGAGATGTGTGTGAGATTTACAAGTGA
- the LOC127953417 gene encoding uncharacterized protein LOC127953417, producing the protein MKRLQNIRTPKKKQGPTPQRKKKRRLDFDYDGDSSSCTLDSAESSSASAVMLETRESSTPPSVSTKPLAGTADQDLPFSQTDNRRDEDHSDTDSQQSQARHYHTLQEIYKRPKPNKEAVAQLLDLEFDARRAFINSDCFKDQDRPSKILQAYPCFRELQHVMDELGRILDKGNPRFIPKLKARWESFCSKAQFYGVYKKVLKPPMTLDGVKRSIALMKALPEMFPSPVAPPKKMGHPSEAMLHILEPTENPDSFLKGRPLFSPVLIVSEDNCMLAIGTTPVTIFPQEDLHEGVLYLMAYYYALHLVYPKCVATLLSVLQTEVISDAIHGRDATSSYKKATLEWKKFIGE; encoded by the exons ATGAAGAGACTCCAAAACATAAGAACTCCAAAAAAGAAACAGGGTCCAACaccacaaagaaaaaagaaaaggcgCTTGGATTTTGACTACGATGGTGATTCAAGCTCTTGCACATTAGATTCAGCAGAAAGCAGCAGTGCTTCAGCTGTAATGTTGGAAACAAGAGAAAGCAGCACACCACCATCTGTGAGCACAAAACCACTTGCTG GAACAGCTGACCAAGATTTACCATTCAGTCAGACTGACAATAGAAGAGATGAAGACCATTCTGACACTGATAGTCAACAAAGCCAGGCCAGACATTACCATACTCTCCAAGAGATCTATAAAAGACCAAAGCCTAATAAAGAGGCAGTTGCTCAACTACTTGACCTTGAGTTTGATGCTCGGAGAGCCTTCATCAACTCAGACTGTTTCAAGGATCAGGACAGACCTTCAAAGATACTGCAAGCGTACCCCTGTTTCAGAGAACTACAACAT GTAATGGATGAACTGGGCCGAATTCTTGACAAAGGAAATCCCAGATTCATCCCAAAACTAAAGGCCCGTTGGGAGAGCTTCTGCAGCAAAGCTCAATTCTATGGGGTTTACAAAAAGGTTTTGAAGCCACCAATGACTCTAGATGGAG TGAAACGCTCCATAGCCTTGATGAAGGCTCTTCCAGAGATGTTCCCATCACCTGTAGCCCCACCAAAAAAGATGGGACATCCAAGTGAAGCAATGCTACACATCCTTGAG CCAACAGAAAACCCAGATTCTTTCCTCAAGGGGAGACCACTCTTCAGTCCTGTCCTGATTGTGTCAGAGGACAACTGCATGTTGGCCATTGGGACTACACCTGTGACAATCTTTCCACAAGAAGACCTCCACGAAGGTGTGCTCTACCTAATGGCATACTATTATGCACTTCATCTTGTGTACCCAAAGTGTGTTGCAACTTTACTGTCTGTGCTTCAGACAGAGGTAATTTCAGATGCAATACATGGGCGTGATGCAACTTCTTCCTACAAAAAAGCCACTTTGGAGTGGAAAAAGTTCATTGGCGAGTAG